From the genome of Streptomyces sp. NBC_01317, one region includes:
- the afsQ1 gene encoding two-component system response regulator AfsQ1, whose product MPFLLLIEDDDAIRTALELSLSRQGHRVATAATGEDGLKLLREQRPDLIVLDVMLPGIDGFEVCRRIRRTDQLPIILLTARNDDIDVVVGLESGADDYVVKPVQGRVLDARIRAVLRRGERESTDSASFGSLVIDRSAMTVTKNGEDLQLTPTELRLLLELSRRPGQALSRQQLLRLVWEHDYLGDSRLVDACVQRLRAKVEDVPSSPTLIRTVRGVGYRLDAPS is encoded by the coding sequence GTGCCTTTCCTGCTGCTGATCGAGGACGACGACGCCATCCGCACGGCCCTCGAACTCTCGTTGTCACGCCAGGGCCACCGTGTGGCCACCGCGGCGACGGGAGAGGACGGCCTGAAGCTGCTGCGCGAGCAGCGCCCGGACCTGATCGTGCTGGATGTGATGCTGCCCGGGATCGACGGTTTCGAGGTGTGCCGTCGCATCAGGCGCACCGACCAGCTCCCGATCATCCTGCTGACCGCGCGCAACGACGACATCGACGTGGTCGTCGGGCTGGAGTCCGGCGCGGACGACTATGTGGTGAAGCCGGTGCAGGGGCGGGTGCTGGACGCCCGCATCCGCGCGGTGCTGCGGCGCGGGGAGCGTGAGTCGACCGATTCCGCGTCGTTCGGGTCCCTGGTGATCGACCGGTCCGCGATGACGGTCACGAAGAACGGTGAGGATCTCCAGCTCACGCCGACGGAGCTGCGGCTGCTGCTGGAGCTGAGCCGCCGGCCGGGGCAGGCGCTGTCGCGGCAGCAGCTGCTGCGGCTGGTGTGGGAGCACGACTACCTGGGCGACTCGCGTCTTGTGGACGCGTGTGTGCAGCGGTTGCGGGCGAAGGTGGAGGACGTGCCGTCCTCGCCGACGCTGATCCGTACGGTACGCGGGGTGGGCTACCGGCTGGACGCCCCTTCGTGA
- a CDS encoding ATP-binding protein, with amino-acid sequence MGDGVREGVRDGAGGGTADDGAIDGRPPESRVARGSAAKKAVMASLRWTSLRLRLVVVFGAVALTAAVSASGIAYWLNREAVLTRTQDAALTDFHQEMQNRAADLPLRPQQSELQSTAEQMAGDSPGYSVLLIGERAEGKPIVGASDPDTFTLDDVPASLRNAVNRRQAVTSGNKYPFHLFWQRTERHGTPYLVGGTRVIGGGPTGYLYKSLDQERADLNSLAWSLGIATALALVGSALLAQAAATTVLKPVQRLGEAARQLGEGKFATRLRVSGTDELAELSRTFNNAAESLQKKVADMSAREESSRRFVADMSHELRTPLTALTAVAEVLEEEADSLDPMIAPAVTLVVSETRRLNVLVENLMEVTRFDAGTARLVLDDVDVADQVTACIDARAWLDAVDLDAERGMVARLDPRRLDVILANLIGNALKHGGSPVRVAVRTEGEELVIEVRDHGPGIPEDVLPHVFDRFYKASASRPRSEGSGLGLSIAMENAHIHGGDITAANVPDGGAMFVLRLPRDGSRTADADRDRDRETGEEGDVR; translated from the coding sequence GTGGGTGACGGCGTGCGGGAGGGCGTGCGGGACGGCGCGGGCGGTGGTACGGCGGACGACGGCGCGATAGACGGCCGCCCGCCCGAGAGCCGGGTCGCGCGGGGCAGCGCCGCGAAGAAGGCCGTCATGGCCAGTCTGCGCTGGACCAGCCTGCGGCTGCGGCTCGTGGTGGTCTTCGGCGCGGTGGCCCTGACAGCGGCGGTGTCCGCGTCGGGCATCGCGTACTGGCTCAACCGCGAGGCGGTCCTCACGAGGACGCAGGACGCGGCGCTGACGGACTTCCACCAGGAGATGCAGAACCGCGCGGCCGACCTGCCGCTGCGGCCGCAGCAGAGCGAGCTCCAGAGCACCGCCGAGCAGATGGCGGGCGACAGCCCCGGTTACAGCGTCCTGCTGATCGGCGAGCGTGCCGAGGGGAAGCCGATCGTGGGCGCCTCCGACCCCGACACCTTCACACTGGACGACGTGCCGGCCTCGTTGCGGAACGCGGTGAACCGGCGGCAGGCGGTGACGTCGGGGAACAAGTACCCCTTCCATCTCTTCTGGCAGCGCACGGAGCGCCACGGGACGCCGTATCTGGTGGGCGGTACCCGCGTGATAGGCGGCGGCCCGACCGGTTATCTGTACAAGTCCCTGGACCAGGAGCGGGCCGACCTCAACTCGCTCGCCTGGTCGCTGGGGATCGCCACCGCCCTGGCCCTGGTCGGTTCGGCGCTGCTCGCGCAGGCCGCCGCCACGACCGTGCTCAAGCCCGTGCAGCGGTTGGGCGAGGCGGCGCGGCAGCTCGGCGAGGGCAAGTTCGCGACCCGGCTGCGGGTGTCGGGGACGGATGAACTGGCGGAGCTTTCCCGTACGTTCAACAACGCCGCGGAGTCGTTGCAGAAGAAGGTCGCGGACATGAGCGCGCGGGAGGAGTCCAGCCGCCGCTTCGTCGCGGACATGTCGCACGAGCTGCGCACGCCGCTGACGGCGCTGACGGCCGTGGCGGAGGTCCTGGAGGAGGAGGCGGACAGCCTCGACCCGATGATCGCGCCGGCCGTGACGCTGGTGGTCAGCGAGACGCGCAGGCTGAACGTGCTGGTGGAGAACCTGATGGAGGTCACCCGCTTCGACGCGGGTACGGCCCGGCTCGTCCTGGACGACGTGGACGTCGCCGACCAGGTGACGGCCTGCATCGACGCGCGGGCCTGGCTGGACGCGGTGGACCTGGACGCGGAGCGCGGCATGGTGGCGCGGCTGGATCCGCGCCGGCTCGACGTGATCCTGGCGAATCTGATCGGCAACGCCCTCAAGCACGGCGGTTCGCCGGTACGGGTGGCGGTGCGGACGGAGGGCGAGGAGCTGGTGATCGAGGTACGGGACCACGGGCCCGGCATCCCCGAGGACGTCCTGCCGCACGTCTTCGACCGGTTCTACAAGGCGAGCGCGTCCCGGCCGCGCTCCGAGGGCAGCGGGCTGGGGCTGTCGATCGCCATGGAGAACGCGCACATCCACGGCGGCGACATCACGGCGGCGAATGTGCCGGACGGCGGCGCGATGTTCGTGCTGCGGCTGCCTCGGGACGGCTCCAGGACCGCGGACGCGGACCGGGACCGCGATCGGGAAACGGGAGAGGAAGGCGACGTACGGTGA
- a CDS encoding VanZ family protein, with product MRQGPDGSAVIRIRTAGLVLLVTHLLVVAWLTLRPLDVMWVTAANLRPFAGIRADLALGPVEAFRRIAEGLLLLAPLGVLLPVAGGRLAVSPWASLARTVAAGALISLAIELLQTGVPGQVVDVDSLLLNTTGVALAHLAVVPATRSRMRRRRHPHTPRTPSSRGDDQVPLPWEEASQGATPTIPRVGVAP from the coding sequence GTGCGCCAAGGCCCGGACGGCAGTGCCGTCATCCGTATCCGTACGGCGGGGCTCGTTCTCCTCGTCACGCATCTGTTGGTCGTGGCGTGGCTGACGCTCCGCCCGCTCGATGTCATGTGGGTCACCGCGGCGAACCTGCGACCCTTCGCGGGTATCAGGGCGGATCTCGCGCTCGGTCCCGTCGAGGCGTTCCGCCGTATCGCCGAGGGACTGCTCCTGCTGGCCCCGCTCGGGGTGCTGCTGCCGGTCGCGGGCGGCCGGCTGGCCGTCTCCCCCTGGGCCTCCCTGGCCCGTACGGTCGCGGCGGGCGCGCTGATCTCGCTGGCGATCGAGCTGCTCCAGACCGGGGTGCCCGGTCAGGTCGTCGACGTGGACTCCCTGCTGCTGAACACGACCGGGGTGGCCCTCGCACATCTGGCGGTCGTTCCGGCGACCCGGTCCCGGATGCGCCGCAGGAGGCACCCCCACACCCCCCGTACCCCCTCGTCACGGGGGGATGACCAGGTACCCCTCCCGTGGGAGGAGGCGTCTCAGGGGGCGACCCCGACGATTCCCAGGGTCGGCGTGGCCCCGTAG
- a CDS encoding PspC domain-containing protein: protein MAALVRPREGRMIGGVCAALAQRFGTSATTMRVIFVVSCLLPGPQFLLYLALWVFLPGEKQAKTTTAW from the coding sequence ATGGCCGCATTGGTCCGCCCCCGAGAGGGACGCATGATCGGTGGAGTGTGCGCGGCGCTGGCTCAGCGCTTCGGCACCTCCGCGACCACGATGCGTGTGATCTTCGTGGTCTCGTGTCTGCTGCCGGGTCCCCAGTTCTTGCTGTACCTGGCGCTGTGGGTGTTTCTGCCCGGCGAGAAGCAGGCCAAGACGACCACTGCCTGGTAG
- a CDS encoding ATP-binding protein — protein MKQSAVKTLGVAALGAALAATAATGSASAAPSVPDAGGALDLVSRTLPSEDIAEQLPMGVDGALLAGRSALTTIQQTAPIAVGALQAGPAAGLLGGLPVKGAAI, from the coding sequence ATGAAGCAGTCCGCTGTCAAGACTCTCGGTGTCGCCGCCCTCGGTGCCGCCCTCGCCGCCACCGCCGCCACGGGCAGCGCCTCCGCCGCGCCCTCCGTGCCCGACGCCGGTGGCGCGCTGGACCTCGTCTCCCGGACGCTCCCGTCGGAGGACATCGCCGAGCAGCTCCCCATGGGCGTCGACGGCGCGCTCCTCGCGGGCCGCAGCGCGCTCACCACCATCCAGCAGACGGCCCCGATCGCCGTCGGCGCGCTCCAGGCGGGCCCGGCCGCGGGCCTCCTCGGCGGCCTCCCGGTCAAGGGCGCCGCGATCTGA
- a CDS encoding adenosine deaminase, translating to MTSQTFRPPTADQIRRAPKVLLHDHLDGGLRPGTIIDLAREVGYASLPEDESDKLGLWFREAADSGSLERYLETFAHTCAVMQTRDALVRVAAECAEDLAEDGVVYAEIRYAPEQHLEGGLTLEEVVEAVNAGFREGERRARENGHRIRIGALLTAMRHAARALEIAELANSYRDSGVVGFDIAGAEAGFPPTRHLDAFEYLKRENNHFTIHAGEAFGLPSIWQALQWCGADRLGHGVRIIDDIDVAEDGAVTLGRLAAYVRDKRIPLELCPSSNLQTGAAPSIAEHPIGLLRKLHFRATVNTDNRLMSGTSMSREFELLVEAFDYALDDMQWFTVNAMKSAFIPFDERLAMINDVIKPGYAELKSEWLFRQTAVTSESVV from the coding sequence ATGACGAGCCAGACCTTCCGTCCGCCCACAGCCGACCAGATCCGCCGCGCCCCCAAGGTCCTTCTCCACGACCATCTGGACGGCGGGCTGCGCCCCGGCACGATCATCGACCTCGCCCGCGAGGTGGGATACGCGTCGCTGCCCGAGGACGAGTCCGACAAGCTCGGCCTCTGGTTCCGCGAGGCCGCCGACTCGGGTTCGCTGGAGCGCTACCTGGAGACCTTCGCCCACACCTGCGCCGTCATGCAGACCCGTGACGCGCTCGTGCGGGTCGCCGCCGAGTGCGCGGAGGACCTGGCCGAGGACGGCGTGGTGTACGCGGAGATCCGTTACGCCCCCGAGCAGCACCTGGAAGGCGGCCTCACCCTCGAAGAGGTCGTCGAGGCCGTCAACGCCGGCTTCCGGGAAGGCGAGCGGCGCGCCCGCGAGAACGGCCACCGCATCCGTATCGGCGCCCTGCTCACCGCCATGCGGCACGCGGCCCGCGCCCTGGAGATCGCCGAACTCGCCAACAGCTACCGCGACTCGGGCGTCGTCGGCTTCGACATCGCCGGCGCCGAGGCGGGCTTCCCGCCCACCCGCCACCTCGACGCCTTCGAGTACCTGAAGCGCGAGAACAACCACTTCACGATCCACGCGGGCGAGGCCTTCGGCCTGCCGTCCATCTGGCAGGCCCTCCAGTGGTGCGGCGCCGACCGCCTCGGCCACGGGGTGCGGATCATCGACGACATCGACGTCGCCGAGGACGGCGCGGTGACCCTCGGCCGCCTCGCCGCGTACGTACGCGACAAGCGCATCCCGCTGGAGCTGTGCCCCAGCTCCAACCTCCAGACGGGCGCGGCCCCCTCGATCGCCGAGCACCCCATCGGCCTGCTGCGGAAGCTGCACTTCCGCGCGACGGTCAACACCGACAACCGTCTGATGAGCGGCACGAGCATGAGCCGTGAATTCGAGCTGCTGGTCGAGGCGTTCGACTACGCGCTCGACGACATGCAATGGTTCACAGTCAATGCGATGAAATCAGCATTCATTCCTTTCGATGAACGACTGGCCATGATCAATGACGTGATCAAGCCCGGATACGCCGAGTTGAAATCCGAATGGCTGTTCCGGCAGACGGCTGTGACCAGCGAGTCCGTGGTCTGA
- a CDS encoding alpha/beta hydrolase, whose amino-acid sequence MAGGDGQGRPGRGEPHARLGRAVLPPPTGSATGGVVLVLPEGDAVSLRRPSLVSHAGVMSLARSLARSGAAEGLVVHVVRYGLRGWNGVDARLAADARWAADEVLRRYGDVPVCLVGHGMGGRAALRAAGHPAVNSVLAMAPWLPEDDVAGEQEPVRQLVGRQVLIMHGTNDARTDPELSYRLAERAKKTNRDICRFEVHSDGHALRQHHGEVLALATDFVLGALLSRTYSRPVADALAAPPPLGLRMPLAAGFGRSLRR is encoded by the coding sequence ATGGCGGGTGGGGACGGGCAGGGGCGGCCGGGTCGCGGGGAGCCGCACGCGCGGCTGGGGCGGGCCGTACTGCCGCCGCCCACGGGATCGGCGACGGGCGGGGTGGTGCTGGTCCTCCCGGAGGGGGACGCGGTCTCGCTCCGGCGGCCTTCCCTCGTGTCGCACGCGGGGGTGATGTCGCTCGCGCGGTCGCTGGCCAGGTCGGGGGCGGCCGAGGGGCTGGTGGTGCACGTCGTGCGGTACGGCCTGCGCGGCTGGAACGGCGTGGACGCGCGGCTCGCGGCGGACGCCCGCTGGGCGGCGGACGAGGTCCTGCGGCGGTACGGCGACGTGCCGGTGTGCCTCGTCGGGCACGGCATGGGCGGCCGGGCGGCGCTGCGGGCCGCCGGTCATCCGGCGGTCAACTCGGTGCTGGCGATGGCGCCCTGGCTGCCCGAGGACGACGTGGCGGGCGAACAGGAGCCGGTACGGCAGCTGGTGGGACGCCAGGTACTGATCATGCACGGCACGAACGACGCGCGGACCGATCCCGAACTGTCCTACCGGCTGGCCGAGCGCGCCAAGAAGACCAACCGCGACATCTGCCGCTTCGAGGTCCACTCGGACGGCCACGCGCTGCGCCAGCACCACGGCGAAGTCCTCGCCCTGGCCACGGACTTCGTCCTGGGCGCGCTGCTGTCGCGGACCTACTCCCGCCCGGTCGCGGACGCGCTGGCGGCTCCGCCGCCGCTGGGCCTTCGGATGCCGCTGGCCGCGGGGTTCGGGCGGTCGTTACGGCGGTAG